From a region of the Candida albicans SC5314 chromosome 1, complete sequence genome:
- a CDS encoding uncharacterized protein (Ortholog of C. dubliniensis CD36 : Cd36_61610, C. parapsilosis CDC317 : CPAR2_107530, Candida tenuis NRRL Y-1498 : CANTEDRAFT_115252 and Debaryomyces hansenii CBS767 : DEHA2D02200g), whose translation MANNQLPFHVRATDAVHRLTVLGLVGICVVGGGSIAFNIWANSDYAPWNKEKLKFQQEQYHNTKKDEEE comes from the coding sequence ATGGCCAATAATCAACTTCCATTTCACGTTCGTGCAACAGATGCTGTGCATAGATTAACTGTTTTAGGTTTGGTGGGAATATGTGTTGTTGGAGGTGGTTCAATAGCTTTTAATATTTGGGCCAATTCTGATTATGCTCCATGGAATAAAGAAAAGTTGAAATTCcaacaagaacaatatCACAATACTAagaaagatgaagaagaataa
- the GIM5 gene encoding Gim5p (Putative heterohexameric cochaperone prefoldin complex subunit; macrophage/pseudohyphal-repressed gene and macrophage-induced protein): MSAAEPTNIDLNSLPPQQLIEFRKSIDEEITHFTQSLQALSAAQSKLKDCISSINNLEQSKENDLLVPLTSSLYIPGQVVTRNKYLVDIGTGYYVEKSADKAKLGYNNKIKKLDDDAKKLKNILVQKNELLNTVNLILRRKVIEMEQEQEGSSAGVTN; this comes from the coding sequence ATGTCTGCAGCCGAACCTACCAATATAGATTTAAATTCATTACCTCCTCAGCAATTGATTGAGTTTCGTAAATCGATAGATGAGGAAATCACCCATTTCACACAATCCTTGCAAGCCTTGTCTGCAGCCCAGTCAAAGTTGAAAGATTGTATTTCCAGTATAAATAACTTGGAACAATCcaaagaaaatgatttattagttCCATTAACAAGCTCCTTATATATACCTGGCCAAGTGGtaacaagaaataaatatttggtGGATATAGGTACAGGATATTATGTTGAAAAACTGGCCGACAAAGCTAAATTAggttacaacaacaaaattaaaaaattggacGATGATGCTAAGAAGTTGAAAAACATTCTAGTGCAAAAGAACGAGTTATTAAACACAgtgaatttgatattaaGAAGAAAAGTAATCGAAATGGAGCAAGAGCAAGAGGGATCATCTGCAGGTGTAactaattga
- a CDS encoding uncharacterized protein (Ortholog of S. pombe replication termination factor Rtf2; Spider biofilm induced), with the protein MGADGGTIAKRQDLLSSLTNRTNGDAQRGEDKEEDLIKVCHLSSLPLYNNDPIVSDYKGKLYIKEKLLQYLLDIKTNKHSVKSEFSHIKSLKDICPVTVSWTIINKEPFIECPVTKEVQKSYLYLRSCGCLISKKALNEFSKTKTEKKCPNCNVDFCDFDIVMLDPLNLKKNSDINEENISILRQKGLSHSKLPLKKPKKKKIHDEDEFIRKRKLPDEIASARKRKSTVS; encoded by the coding sequence ATGGGTGCTGACGGTGGAACCATTGCCAAAAGGCaagatttattatcatcattgaCAAATAGAACCAATGGAGATGCACAAAGAGGTGAAGATAAAGAAGAGGATTTAATCAAAGTATGCCATCTTTCTAGTCTACCTctttataataatgatcCTATAGTTAGTGATTACAAGGGCAAGTTGTACATCAAAGAGAAACTACTACAATACTTATTGGATATTAAAACGAATAAACACAGTGTTAAATCGGAATTTTCCCATATCAAACTGCTAAAAGACATCTGTCCAGTAACAGTATCATGGACGATCATTAACAAAGAACCATTCATTGAATGCCCAGTGACCAAAGAAGTTCAAAAATCTTACTTGTACCTACGATCATGTGGCTGTTTGATTTCCAAAAAGGCGTTGAACGAGTTttcaaaaaccaaaacagaGAAGAAATGTCCAAATTGCAATGTCGATTTCTGTGATTTCGATATTGTAATGCTTGATCCATTAAacttgaagaaaaatagtGATATCAATGAAGAAAACATACTGATCTTAAGACAAAAGGGCTTGTCACATTCAAAATTACCATTAAAAAAGcctaaaaagaaaaagatccATGATGAAGACGAATTTATTAGGAAGAGGAAATTACCTGATGAGATTGCCAGTGCTAGAAAACGAAAGTCTACAGTTTCCTGA